A window of the Lagenorhynchus albirostris chromosome 1, mLagAlb1.1, whole genome shotgun sequence genome harbors these coding sequences:
- the EMC9 gene encoding ER membrane protein complex subunit 9 — MGEVEISARAYVKMCLHAARYPHAAVNGLLLAPAPRSRECLCLTDCVPLFHSHLALSVMLEVALNQVDVWGAQAGLVVAGYYHANAALDDQSPGPLALKIAGQIAEFFPDAVLIMLDNQKLVPQPHVPPVIVLESHGLCWVPKDKNLVMWRDWEQSRQMVGALLAGRAHQHLVDFDCHLDDIREDWTNQQLNAQITQWVGPTNGNT; from the exons ATGGGGGAGGTGGAGATCTCGGCCCGGGCCTACGTGAAGATGTGCCTGCACGCCGCCCGTTACCCGCACGCCGCTGTCAACGGGCTATTGCTGGCGCCAGCGCCGCGGTCGAGAGAATGCCTGTGCCTCACCGACTGTGTGCCCCTGTTCCACAGCCACCTGGCCCTGTCTGTCATGCTGGAGGTCGCCCTCAACCAG GTGGATGTGTGGGGCGCGCAGGCCGGGCTGGTAGTGGCAGGGTACTACCATGCCAATGCAGCTTTGGACGACCAGAG CCCTGGGCCCTTGGCCTTGAAAATCGCTGGGCAGATTGCAGAATTCTTCCCTGATGCAGTACTTATTATG TTGGATAATCAGAAACTGGTGCCACAGCCTCACGTGCCCCCAGTTATTGTCCTGGAGAGCCATGGTCTCTGCTGGGTCCCCAAGGACAAGAACTT AGTGATGTGGAGGGACTGGGAACAGTCACGGCAGATGGTGGGAGCACTACTAGCAGGCCGGGCCCACCAGCACCTTGTGGACTTTGACTGCCACCTTGACGACATCCGGGAGGATTGGACCAACCAGCAGCTCAACGCCCAAATCACCCAGTGGGTTGGTCCCACAAATGGAAATACCTGA
- the PSME1 gene encoding proteasome activator complex subunit 1, with protein sequence MATLRVLPEAQAKVDVFREDLCAKTENLLGSYFPKKISELDAFLKEPALNEANLSNLKAPLDIPVPDPVKEKEKEERKKQQEKEDKDEKKKGEDEDKGPPCGPVNCNEKIVVLLQRLKPEIKDVIEKLNLVTTWLQLQIPRIEDGNNFGVAVQEKVFELMTTLHTKLEGFHTQISKYFSERGDAVTKAAKQPHVGDYRQLVHELDEAEYWDIRLMVMEIRNAYAVLYDIILKNFEKLKKPRGETKGMIY encoded by the exons ATGGCCACGCTCAGGGTCCTGCCCGAAGCCCAAGCCAAG GTGGATGTGTTCCGTGAAGACCTATGTGCTAAG ACAGAGAACCTGCTCGGGAGCTATTTCCCCAAGAAGATTTCTGAGTTGGATGCATTTTTAAAG GAGCCAGCTCTCAATGAAGCCAACCTGAGCAATCTGAAGGCCCCGCTGGACATCCCAGTGCCTGATCCAgtcaaggagaaagagaaggaggagcgGAAGAAACAACAGGAG AAGGAAGACAAggatgaaaagaagaaaggggaagatGAAGACAAAG GTCCTCCTTGTGGCCCAGTGAACTGCAATGAGAAGATCGTGGTCCTCCTGCAGCGCCtgaagcctgagatcaaggatgtCATTGAGAAGCTCAACCTG GTCACCACCTGGTTGCAACTGCAGATACCTCGGATTGAGGATGGGAACAATTTTGGAGTGGCTGTCCAG GAGAAGGTGTTTGAGCTGATGACCACCCTTCACACCAAGCTAGAAGGCTTCCACACTCAAATCTCCAA GTATTTCTCTGAGCGAGGTGATGCTGTGACCAAAGCGGCTAAGCAGCCCCACGTG GGTGATTATCGGCAGCTGGTGCACGAACTGGATGAGGCAGAGTACTGGGATATCCGGCTGATGGTCATGGAGATCCGCAACGCTTAT GCTGTGTTATATGACATCATCCTGAAGAACTTTGAGAAGCTCAAGAAGCCCAGGGGAGAAACAAAGGGAATGATCTATTGA
- the FITM1 gene encoding fat storage-inducing transmembrane protein 1, whose translation MERGPAVGAGRGAGAQIWALLGCLVRVLLWVASALLYFGSEQAARLLGSPCLRRLYHAWLAAVVIFGPLLQFHVNPRTIFASHGNFFNIKFVNSAWGWTCTFLGGFVLLVVFLATRRVAVTARHLSRLVVGAAVWRGAGRAFLLIEDLTGSCFEPLPQGLLLRELPDRRSCLSAGHQWRGYTVSSHTFLLTFCCLLMAEEAAVFAKYLAHGLPAGAPLRLVFLLNVLLLGLWNFLLLCTVIYFHQYTHKVVGAAVGTFAWYLTYGSWYHQPWSPGIPGHGLFPHPHSSHKHN comes from the exons atGGAGCGGGGGCCGGCggtgggggcagggcggggggccGGGGCCCAGATCTGGGCACTGCTGGGCTGCTTGGTCAGGGTGCTGCTGtgggtggcctctgctctgctatactttggaagcgAACAGGCTGCCCGCCTCCTGGGCAGCCCCTGCTTACGGCGCCTCTACCATGCCTGGTTGGCAGCAGTGGTCATCTTCGGGCCCCTTCTGCAGTTCCATGTCAACCCTCGGACCATCTTTGCCAGCCATGGCAACTTCTTCAACAT AAAGTTTGTGAATTCAGCATGGGGCTGGACGTGCACCTTCCTGGGGGGCTTCGTGTTGCTGGTGGTGTTCCTGGCTACACGGCGCGTGGCAGTGACTGCCCGGCACCTGAGCCGCTTGGTGGTTGGGGCAGCTGTGTGGCGGGGTGCCGGCAGGGCCTTCCTGCTCATCGAGGACCTGACGGGCTCCTGCTTCGAGCCTCTGCCCCAGGGCCTGCTGCTCCGCGAGCTGCCGGACCGCCGCAGCTGCCTGTCGGCCGGCCACCAGTGGCGGGGCTACACCGTCTCCTCCCACACCTTCCTGCTcaccttctgctgtctgctcatGGCCGAGGAAGCAGCAGTGTTCGCCAAGTACCTGGCCCACGGGCTGCCCGCCGGCGCACCCCTGCGCCTTGTCTTCCTGCTCAACGTGCTGCTGCTGGGCCTCTGGAACTTCTTGCTGCTCTGCACCGTCATCTATTTCCACCAATATACTCACAAGGTGGTGGGCGCCGCGGTGGGGACCTTTGCCTGGTACCTCACCTACGGCAGCTGGTATCATCAGCCCTGGTCTCCGGGGATCCCGGGCCATGGGCTCTTCCCTCACCCCCACTCCAGCCACAAGCATAactga